One part of the candidate division WOR-3 bacterium genome encodes these proteins:
- a CDS encoding bifunctional metallophosphatase/5'-nucleotidase, with product MKRFIAALALWVLLTSAAASETVKIAIAATSDLQSVILPYEMTKDGQKFTVGGFERISAFKSNLESDTCFHGVLLVSSGDDFINPLFSMFNGEPEVTGMNMSRYDVYCPGNHEFDNGAEVFAEAMRKADFDLICANMTFSDTSLQSRIKPYTIKEIGGIKIGFFGLMTPDFFKLTNPGDSQVFMPFDLLDAAEKAVCELEIAGCCCIIGLTHTGFTYDSILAMNVEGIDAVIGGHDHTEYCVEVNGVVLVQNGARAQTIGTLVLSFEDSNLFSIDFRSQLLDSTAGSDEEVREIMLEFQEKYKSGLSTPLGVSMVPFDATRAVVRGRESNIGNLICDSWLRWFQDADVAFLNGGSIRGDMIYPAGEITYGTVLEILPFRNELIKVAMTGAEIKQTLEVSASGQLGAQFDCPDSMRASYGGFLQVGGVRFEIDTLKPSFCAVYSGREVLRVLEPGARIDSVEIFQEGKWNPLEPEKIYTVIVSDWLAGGGDGHFVFLGDSIEKQPTSVYAPDPFLDFFIKNRSVEALTDGRIRIK from the coding sequence ATGAAGAGATTTATTGCGGCCCTCGCGCTTTGGGTTTTACTGACAAGCGCAGCTGCTTCAGAAACTGTAAAAATTGCCATTGCGGCGACTTCGGATCTCCAGAGCGTAATTTTGCCTTATGAAATGACCAAAGATGGACAAAAATTCACTGTGGGAGGTTTTGAGAGGATATCGGCTTTCAAAAGTAACCTCGAATCCGACACTTGTTTTCACGGAGTTCTTTTGGTGTCTTCAGGAGACGATTTTATAAATCCTCTTTTTTCCATGTTCAATGGAGAACCCGAAGTTACCGGCATGAATATGTCGCGTTACGACGTATATTGCCCGGGGAATCATGAGTTTGACAACGGAGCGGAGGTCTTCGCAGAAGCGATGAGAAAGGCTGATTTCGATCTGATTTGCGCCAATATGACTTTTTCAGACACAAGTCTTCAATCGAGAATAAAACCTTACACGATAAAAGAAATCGGAGGAATAAAAATAGGATTTTTCGGACTGATGACACCGGATTTTTTCAAACTGACAAACCCCGGCGATTCACAGGTTTTTATGCCGTTTGACCTGCTTGATGCAGCCGAAAAAGCTGTCTGTGAGTTAGAGATTGCCGGATGTTGCTGCATAATAGGCTTGACGCATACGGGTTTTACTTACGACAGTATCTTGGCAATGAATGTCGAAGGAATAGACGCTGTCATAGGCGGGCACGACCACACAGAGTACTGCGTTGAAGTCAACGGTGTTGTCCTTGTCCAAAACGGTGCACGAGCACAGACGATAGGCACTCTCGTGCTGAGTTTCGAGGATTCAAATCTATTCTCGATAGATTTTAGATCTCAATTACTTGATTCTACTGCCGGATCTGACGAAGAAGTGAGAGAGATCATGCTGGAATTTCAAGAAAAGTACAAAAGCGGTTTGTCTACACCATTAGGGGTCTCAATGGTTCCGTTTGACGCGACGAGAGCAGTTGTAAGAGGCAGAGAGTCCAACATCGGGAATCTGATTTGTGATTCGTGGTTGAGGTGGTTTCAGGATGCTGACGTCGCCTTCCTGAACGGAGGTTCCATAAGAGGAGACATGATATATCCTGCCGGAGAGATCACATACGGGACTGTGCTGGAAATACTCCCTTTCAGGAATGAACTGATAAAAGTCGCAATGACTGGCGCTGAAATCAAACAGACTCTCGAAGTCTCGGCTTCCGGACAACTCGGTGCTCAGTTTGACTGCCCGGATTCTATGCGCGCTTCATACGGAGGATTTCTTCAGGTCGGAGGAGTCAGATTTGAAATAGACACGCTTAAACCTTCTTTCTGCGCTGTCTATTCCGGCAGGGAAGTTTTGCGCGTACTCGAACCTGGAGCCAGGATTGACAGTGTCGAAATATTTCAGGAAGGAAAATGGAACCCTCTGGAACCCGAAAAAATCTATACAGTAATAGTCAGCGACTGGTTGGCAGGAGGAGGAGACGGACACTTTGTTTTTCTCGGCGATTCCATTGAAAAACAGCCGACTTCTGTTTATGCTCCGGATCCGTTCCTCGATTTTTTCATTAAAAACCGGTCAGTAGAAGCGCTGACAGACGGAAGAATCAGGATCAAATGA
- a CDS encoding DUF3160 domain-containing protein, whose translation MLKRGFVFSAAVIFFFSCSNNIPETNLHALDLKPVKDVSEKTDFTEIGISSDFGETFYEKVSSDVNPRMMGAGLPFDENAIINLNEVLLFSGLSGVPAELLENGFIVTSSLYLTDNPVSAFEVIESSNQPVFVSSGIALHLMHIFFDNSLKHVEENFLYADLVKILIYLYETNLRRENFLAAAYSGVALKLLEPSHELDPIIAEIVEKEVQLIEAHEGFAESNVFGYKEDFSQYVPRGHYPSSDSLKRYFKAMMWLGRMTFPLKGNQSGQEMYLVSEEKAIYMTGTALQMVSDLCSGTAPDGEKYIDKWCKIYSVTAFFAGFADDMSVPEYLGAVKETESGELTAGDLYNRDFYGRFSGILIKNYLDSKIYSGTGALVAMPDETGEFDTNELMKTQEITAGFRLFGQRYAFDSEVLGRMVFPTIGPNRSGERRFMPSGLDVAAVFGSQAAYKILCENGDTFYSNYNKNLNDLKDRILGFEQKVWHETLYNNWLLCIYLLMKERGEGYADFMTTEFWQKHSLSNFLASWAMLRHDNILYVKQSYTMEAGCAPNNGHEPPLPPSAGFVEPVPEVYAEVIAVLTMLEKALKSYGYFDEALTWKFSRARSVMERIKEISEKELAGKPLSAEDADFLKYFSSSLQNALSDGGDVTEGVETSLIADVHTDQNSSSVLEVASGDLDLAIIVYARPDGHIEAALGPVLSYWEFTWPMGDRLTDEKWRELTGDKAVERPDWIYITR comes from the coding sequence ATGCTCAAACGAGGATTCGTATTTTCCGCCGCAGTCATTTTCTTCTTTTCTTGCAGTAATAACATTCCCGAAACCAATCTCCACGCTCTCGATCTCAAACCTGTGAAAGACGTCTCTGAAAAAACCGATTTCACCGAAATAGGTATATCTTCGGATTTCGGAGAAACGTTTTACGAAAAAGTTTCCAGCGACGTGAACCCGCGCATGATGGGAGCCGGACTTCCTTTCGATGAAAACGCGATTATCAACTTGAACGAAGTGCTGTTATTTTCAGGGCTGTCCGGTGTACCGGCTGAACTTCTTGAAAACGGATTCATTGTTACTTCTTCCCTGTATCTGACGGACAATCCGGTCAGTGCTTTCGAGGTTATCGAAAGCTCGAATCAGCCTGTTTTCGTTTCATCGGGAATTGCACTTCACCTGATGCACATATTTTTTGACAATTCATTGAAACACGTCGAAGAAAATTTTCTTTACGCTGACCTCGTAAAGATATTGATTTATCTCTACGAAACAAACTTGCGCAGGGAGAACTTTTTAGCGGCCGCTTATTCAGGAGTGGCTCTGAAACTTCTCGAACCGTCGCATGAACTGGACCCGATCATCGCAGAGATAGTGGAAAAGGAAGTACAGCTGATTGAAGCTCATGAAGGTTTTGCCGAGAGCAATGTTTTCGGTTACAAAGAGGATTTTTCTCAGTACGTCCCCAGAGGGCATTATCCGTCGAGCGATTCCCTAAAAAGATATTTTAAGGCGATGATGTGGCTCGGAAGAATGACTTTCCCTCTAAAAGGAAATCAGAGCGGACAGGAGATGTATCTCGTCAGCGAAGAAAAAGCGATTTACATGACGGGCACCGCGCTTCAGATGGTTTCGGACCTCTGTTCGGGGACGGCGCCGGACGGCGAAAAGTATATAGACAAATGGTGTAAAATATATTCTGTTACGGCTTTTTTCGCCGGTTTTGCCGATGACATGTCTGTTCCAGAGTATCTCGGAGCGGTCAAGGAGACTGAAAGCGGCGAATTGACAGCGGGAGATTTATACAACCGTGATTTTTACGGAAGATTTTCGGGTATTTTGATTAAAAATTATCTTGATTCAAAAATTTACAGCGGAACCGGGGCTCTTGTCGCCATGCCTGATGAAACCGGAGAATTCGACACGAATGAACTGATGAAAACACAGGAGATAACAGCCGGCTTCAGGCTTTTCGGTCAAAGATACGCTTTCGACAGCGAAGTGCTCGGCAGAATGGTGTTTCCGACAATAGGACCGAACAGATCAGGTGAGAGAAGGTTTATGCCGTCAGGGCTGGATGTGGCCGCCGTATTCGGAAGTCAGGCGGCTTACAAAATACTGTGCGAGAACGGAGACACTTTCTATTCAAATTACAATAAGAACCTGAATGATCTGAAGGACAGAATTCTCGGATTCGAACAGAAGGTCTGGCATGAAACGCTATACAATAACTGGCTTTTGTGTATTTATCTGCTGATGAAAGAGAGAGGGGAAGGATACGCGGATTTCATGACCACTGAATTCTGGCAGAAACATTCTCTGTCGAATTTTCTGGCTTCATGGGCGATGCTCAGGCACGACAATATTTTGTACGTCAAGCAGAGTTACACAATGGAAGCCGGATGCGCACCGAACAACGGGCATGAACCGCCGCTGCCGCCTTCGGCTGGATTTGTCGAGCCTGTTCCGGAAGTCTATGCCGAAGTCATCGCTGTGCTGACTATGCTCGAAAAAGCTTTAAAATCGTACGGCTATTTTGACGAGGCTTTGACGTGGAAATTCAGCAGGGCTCGGTCAGTTATGGAAAGAATAAAAGAAATATCCGAGAAAGAACTCGCAGGAAAACCTTTAAGCGCTGAAGACGCCGATTTCCTGAAATATTTTTCTTCGAGCCTTCAAAACGCCCTGTCCGACGGAGGGGACGTAACAGAAGGAGTGGAAACAAGCCTGATAGCAGATGTTCACACGGATCAGAACAGTTCGTCCGTCCTCGAAGTCGCTTCAGGCGATCTCGACCTCGCAATAATAGTGTACGCAAGGCCCGACGGACACATTGAAGCTGCCCTGGGTCCGGTACTCAGTTACTGGGAATTCACGTGGCCGATGGGAGACAGACTGACTGACGAGAAGTGGAGGGAATTGACAGGCGATAAAGCAGTGGAAAGACCTGATTGGATTTATATAACTCGATGA
- a CDS encoding chloride channel protein, with protein MKKITVNLKLIKRKLTGKKSRSKTSKYVGMNIMAAITGIVCGIIAVCFRFLVNVFTDLFQVKINASLNSFYPFHIIFLPALGGILSGLLVYFFAKEAKGHGIPQVMEAFEMFGGKIRKRIVAVKALSSAVTIGSGGSAGREGPIVQMGAGIGSAFGQFFKLNVYQTRILLSCGVAGAVSATFDTPVGGVLFAIELIIREFKTKSFVPIVISSVFASLTSKLFLSLIGQKPELIFTLPPYNIVSNWEFLFYIILGLICGGIAFLYVKSVYLSEDVFGKMNFSEFLKPAVGGLFTGIIGAILLVKTGHLLVFGNGYDTINLLMNARLSLFVVASLVFLKIAATSFTIGSGGSGGVFAPSLVIGAMAGGSLGIVLNQVFPSITASFQAYAIVGMAAVFAGMSRATMTAIIMVFEMTGNYNIIMPLMLSCVISDIVAIVTLKGSIYTIKLKRRGVNIEHDMEVNALETVTVEEVMKIDVVTVNEDSSIEDVEKLIIETGYGKFPVVKDNRVTGIITEKEMASVKENKSLKVSDIMRREIIEIYPDDTLEDVLTKNEFRASPLYIVVSRDEGAKFEGILTRSDIFSAYREKKRSLFKKNF; from the coding sequence TTGAAGAAAATTACAGTTAACCTTAAATTGATAAAAAGAAAACTCACCGGAAAAAAGAGCCGCTCAAAAACCTCAAAATACGTCGGTATGAATATTATGGCGGCTATAACCGGTATTGTATGCGGAATCATTGCCGTCTGTTTCCGTTTTCTAGTCAATGTTTTTACCGATCTGTTTCAGGTTAAAATAAATGCCTCTCTGAATTCCTTCTATCCCTTTCACATAATTTTTCTTCCGGCTCTGGGAGGAATTTTGTCGGGTTTACTGGTTTATTTTTTTGCGAAAGAAGCAAAAGGGCATGGTATCCCGCAGGTTATGGAAGCTTTTGAAATGTTCGGCGGAAAGATAAGAAAAAGGATTGTCGCTGTAAAAGCTCTGTCTTCTGCCGTGACTATCGGATCAGGTGGGTCGGCTGGAAGAGAGGGACCCATAGTCCAGATGGGAGCAGGAATAGGATCGGCTTTCGGCCAATTTTTTAAGCTCAACGTATATCAGACCCGCATTCTCCTCTCGTGCGGTGTTGCCGGTGCCGTATCCGCGACGTTTGACACTCCTGTCGGAGGCGTGCTGTTTGCCATTGAGCTGATAATAAGGGAATTTAAAACAAAATCTTTCGTCCCGATAGTTATCTCATCTGTCTTCGCGAGCCTTACGTCCAAATTATTCCTTTCTCTTATAGGTCAAAAACCTGAATTGATTTTTACTCTTCCTCCATACAACATCGTCAGCAATTGGGAATTTTTATTCTATATAATTTTGGGTCTAATATGCGGAGGAATAGCTTTTTTATACGTGAAGTCCGTTTACCTGTCTGAAGACGTTTTCGGAAAAATGAATTTCTCAGAATTCCTGAAACCGGCTGTAGGCGGATTATTTACAGGAATAATTGGCGCCATTTTACTCGTGAAAACAGGACATCTTCTGGTTTTTGGCAACGGATACGACACTATAAATCTTTTAATGAATGCGCGTTTGTCGCTTTTTGTAGTAGCATCGCTTGTTTTCCTTAAAATTGCAGCCACTTCTTTTACGATAGGTTCAGGGGGATCCGGCGGCGTTTTTGCCCCTTCTCTTGTAATTGGAGCCATGGCCGGAGGCAGTTTGGGAATCGTTCTTAATCAGGTGTTCCCTTCGATTACAGCAAGTTTCCAGGCTTACGCGATTGTCGGAATGGCGGCCGTTTTCGCCGGAATGAGCAGAGCGACGATGACGGCGATAATCATGGTCTTTGAAATGACGGGCAACTACAACATAATAATGCCGCTGATGCTGTCTTGTGTCATAAGTGATATTGTCGCCATCGTGACTCTTAAAGGCAGTATATACACAATAAAGCTCAAAAGACGGGGAGTGAACATCGAACACGACATGGAAGTCAACGCTCTTGAGACCGTAACGGTGGAAGAGGTGATGAAAATTGATGTCGTCACCGTTAATGAAGACTCCTCGATCGAAGATGTGGAAAAATTGATAATTGAAACAGGTTACGGAAAATTTCCGGTTGTCAAAGATAATCGGGTTACGGGAATCATCACAGAAAAAGAGATGGCGTCCGTAAAAGAAAACAAATCTTTAAAAGTATCAGATATTATGAGAAGGGAAATAATTGAAATCTATCCGGATGACACCCTTGAGGACGTACTTACTAAAAACGAATTCAGGGCGTCTCCTCTCTACATAGTAGTGAGCAGAGATGAAGGCGCGAAATTCGAGGGAATTTTGACGCGATCCGACATATTTTCAGCTTACAGAGAAAAAAAAAGATCTCTTTTCAAAAAAAACTTCTGA
- a CDS encoding RNA-binding protein encodes MQECRLYVGNLAYSATKEELQELFQQFGEVKQVSIIEGKGFGFVEMANPDSARNAKDSLDGREFKSRVIKVNEARPMKKERPTRDNYRRNYNRN; translated from the coding sequence ATGCAAGAATGCAGGTTGTATGTTGGTAATCTGGCTTATTCGGCTACTAAAGAAGAACTGCAGGAGCTTTTCCAGCAATTCGGAGAAGTCAAGCAGGTCAGTATAATCGAAGGCAAAGGATTCGGTTTTGTGGAAATGGCTAATCCGGATTCAGCCAGGAACGCCAAGGATTCTCTTGATGGAAGAGAATTCAAAAGCAGAGTCATAAAGGTCAATGAAGCCAGGCCGATGAAAAAAGAAAGGCCGACGAGAGATAATTACAGGAGGAATTACAACAGAAACTGA
- a CDS encoding biotin transporter BioY: protein MTLAGIIKEKTNVRAIFFETALLIAGTLLLTASAQFFVFVPFSPVPFTFQTFAVLLLGAALGSKRGASCVILYITQGVLGLPVFSGGTAGFIHLAGPTGGYLAGFAFAAYAAGYLAEKKFDRNILKTAALMITGNAVIYAFGFAWLGIYTGYSRALQIGVLPFVVSDLLKIALASLILPSAWKLVGRGERI, encoded by the coding sequence ATGACACTGGCAGGAATTATTAAAGAAAAGACTAACGTCAGGGCAATATTTTTTGAAACAGCACTTTTGATCGCAGGAACACTGTTACTGACAGCCAGCGCTCAGTTTTTCGTTTTTGTCCCTTTCAGCCCCGTACCATTCACGTTCCAGACTTTCGCGGTCCTCCTGCTTGGCGCCGCTCTTGGTTCCAAAAGAGGCGCATCTTGCGTCATCTTATATATAACTCAGGGAGTCCTCGGCCTGCCTGTTTTTTCCGGCGGGACGGCCGGATTTATTCATTTGGCGGGTCCTACCGGCGGATATCTGGCGGGTTTTGCTTTCGCCGCTTACGCAGCAGGATATCTCGCCGAGAAAAAATTCGACAGGAACATCCTCAAAACCGCCGCCCTGATGATAACAGGAAACGCGGTTATTTACGCTTTCGGCTTTGCTTGGCTTGGAATTTACACCGGATACTCCAGGGCTTTGCAAATCGGAGTCCTTCCATTTGTCGTTTCCGACCTTCTTAAAATAGCTTTGGCGTCTTTGATCCTGCCT